The Liolophura sinensis isolate JHLJ2023 chromosome 8, CUHK_Ljap_v2, whole genome shotgun sequence sequence gctggtatatgaatgtctgtttcgatgcagaGATTCTATATGATAAAAGAAACTGAGGCCATAGCTTTGAAGAATACATCTACAACCATGTACCTTAAAGGGTTTTTTCCTTGAGATCATTCCATTGTTCATTTAATATCAAACATTCCCGGTTACCTTTCTTTTGTGAGCAGTACTTTAACTCAAGTTTAATATTAGTTTCTTTGATGCCGACCACCAGCTGTCAACCTTTGTTATCTATAATATCAACATGCGTCTTTGCACCTTTGGTGTCTTGCTTCAGGAATACTCTCTGACGATCTTCGTCCGTCAGAAGTGGCATGACGCCCGCTTGTCTTACTCCGACTTCCCTATTATCACAGAACCACTGGAGCTGGACACGAAGGTCATGGCCAGGGTCTGGGTACCGGATCTGTACTTTACTAACGAGAAGAGGGCAACCTTCCACATTGTCACCGTGCCCAACAAGCTTATGCACCTCTACCGGAACGGCACCATCTTATACAGCGTCAGGTAGAGAAAATGGGGGCAGTGGACGTGAAGCGTGAAGTAATGGTTGAATGCTTTAGTAAAATATAGTTATACTTTGCACAAATGAAATCAAGGAGGCTAAATTTAAAGAGTCAGGGCTGGTATTTGTCAACCAAGACTTTAATCACAAACTGCACATGCTTAGAAAGCCAAACTCGGAACAGGAAAGAATTCAAATTGCTACATTGAACATTGTTTTGCAGGAAAGAACAAGTGTGCAAAGTTTAAActtcctagagcaaaacattttgattgCAGCTGAGTTTGAATTTCACAGTTAAGCCTTAAATTGACTGATACACATGATCTCTGATCTGTACCCAGTTTAGAATTGTAGGCATCGTAAATTCTTTTACTCCATTGTTTGAAAGAATTAGAAAACATGCCATTGATGTGACTTTTACTATATATGGTGAAAGTTTTAAACTTTCTAGTACTTCTGTTCACAGATTATCCGTGACGTTATTGTGTATGATGGAATTGCACAAATACCCATTCGACACCCAAATCTGTGACATTACTGCAGAAAGTTGtaagtatgtgtgtgttttttcccaTTCTATGACAAATAAAGACATGTGTGTGTTTCTCCTAATAGTTGATGATAGTTTATATCGCTTTGTTATTCGGTTTGTCAATCCAAGCAATCCATTATCTTTCTCAGCAAAACAGAAACATCAGCGCATAACCTAATGTGACAGAGGTTCCTGAAATGAGTGAATCTTGTAACCTGAAATACGCATTTCCTTGCTATATGTTTTGACGGGCTGCAATAGCTTTCACCGGAGTAGGAAATGCTTTAGAGTTCTGTAACTTTTTAACGTCATCCCGTCGTTCATTGTTACAGACAGTTACACGACGGACTCCTTGGTGTTCCACTGGTTTGATCACAAACCTATAGTGTATTCAGACAGTCTGTTAATACCACAGTTCAGGAAACAAGACACAACGGCCCTTGACTGCACAAAAACGTACGGCGAAGGTGAGTCTGGGAAATGTGTATGAGCCGTTAAACCGCAACTGTCCCGTTTTGATGCCGGATGTAGGGGTGTTGGTGGCTAGATTGACATACCTTTAAGCTGCATTCGTGGGATTCAACCGATTCCTGGAaccatttaaatttattttacaatatttcagtAGATGACAATGATATAAAGGGCACTAAAACACTCCAATTGCAGTGAACTTGATTAGTGAAGGACCTTTTTCAATCGAGAGAGTACATCGCATGTTTTGTTGGCACATCGGAAGAATTTGTAATTGTATCTCACAATTGCACATGAGTGGAAACATTTAGAATGGTTTTCGATGTTACAGTGGAATAATAATTCTTACCCCGATGGCATCCACAACTTATGAAAGATGTTAATTTATTCACTGATCATCACGGTAAACAAATACTCCTTGTTGAGGTGAAATGACCCCCTTCATTCAGACGGTACAAGCTGCATAGTTAATATTACGGTTACTTTACGGGAAAATGTATACCATTTTATCAATAAACCTTCTTAAAATCCGTCCATGTTTTCTTTGTGACTCCTGCCAAGGGACAGCGGATTAATGGGAAGTCAGTTCTCTCTCTTCTACCAAGAATGCTTTGATGCAGAATTTTACAAACCAGGCCTTATTTTCGAATCTTTGGATAGTAATTTCCTTTATCTCTGATttcaaaatattacacattattCCTCTTCCCTAACCGTGCTTATCCAAAAAAATGGTATAATTTCAGTACAGATTCCGCATGTGCCAATTTATGTTTctcgttaaacaacaatgggGAATGATTCATATTTTCAGCGAGTTTTAGTTTAATGTTTACTGCTACTTGTGGTCGTATGTCTTCGGTTTGGTTAGTCGCATTCGCACAATGTACATATCACACCTGCATTTCTATGAACAATAAATATAGATACCAATATAGCTAGCATAAGCGGTATAGTTTGGCGCAATGTAGATATCACAGTTGCGTTTTTAAGGACAGTAAATATTATAGATATGAGGATAGCTGACACAACACTAAGACCAGCTGTACGTCTTCGGTTTCGGTTTCGGCATTCCCACAAGTGTTTTGGTTTGGCGAAATGTAGATATCACAGTTGCGTTTGTAAATATTATAGATATCAGTACACCTGATAGAACACTCAAACTGTACGTCTTCAGTATTAATAAACTTTTTCATTCTGTTTCATTGTCGGATGATAGAAACTAAATTCCAGAATTaacgttaaccaactgagccacgtaggcccccccccccccccccccccttgtaGGCATTATATTGGGTTGGCATAAAAATATgagccgtactttgacactcagcatctccgaaaccctcttacgtcagcttattaaaatttacacactcaaaggCCATTATGTCcaaagtatacagaccaaatttcaatttcaccctttaagatttctgttcatgggaccaaaatcaaaatagattaataaatgcatgttccggacatttcaaaatgattttctATCTtcttttacttgaaaaggtgaccAATTCCTTGtccaccgcagagaaaaccatcttgattcagcaaaacttgtgcctatctggcagcgCGCTCTACTCATACACCTGATAAGTGATGCAATGTGgatcaccggaacgtgcgttttttgaggcaatgttttcattttaaccctgcgtatagactactcaagctatgaccttgaaaattggtcagtatattaaaaaaatcatcccatttgaatgtctaaaagtttgaaagagtttgaacaaaggataatgttttatgcccacccgatatacaAGTTGGACGACTCTGTAACTTAGCACTAAATGTGAATCATGATTGGTTCAGTCTCTTAAACCTACTCAGTTTATTTCTTCGTAAATCGTACTCACAGATATATTAAgcgaaaacaaaaattaaaactactgACGACTAATGCTCAGGAGCTATAGTTCATTAAACCAGACCGACATTATATTTTCGGGAATTAAAATAGGACAATTAAACTGGGCGTCTCTCGAAAGACTTAGTGGAATTTTGTATGCTGTTGATTGCCAAGGATGCCATTGTTACCATCTGTTTTAACAATTCTATCTGTTATGACTGCAGCTGAAAGAACCGTATAATGCCAGAGTAAACAAAAGTGGGAGTTCGCTTCAATGCGTTTCTGCTTTTTCAGTTTTCCTAGCAGTAAGTGTCTGTGGCACtctgttgtaatttttttgttattctggTACGGCCTCCGGCCAGGATTTGACCCCCGATCCCCCAGCCACATAGGAGGCGTGTTTATTCACCTTTCCCCATGCTTTCTACTGCTCGTCTGACTTATACAGCTTTTCTCGTGCGAAGCTCATAGGTTGTGCGATCTATTCCATGCCGTCCTCGATACCCATTTTTTAGTAAAGAAACTAGTGAAGATTCTGTAATTCTGATTTCTACACTTTATATACATGCGTGAAGTCATAACTGTAATCATATCCAATAGAACTATACGCCATATCGTATACCGAGACATGCCGTAAAGAATCTACCTAACCTGAGCTATATAAAAACGTGGGGGTATCTCATATATAGACTGATGATACGCCTGAGCTAGCTGCCTTTGCAATGTTCTGTACCATCATTCAGCTATTTACCCATCTCACTTAGTTTGTGCCCGGTTgctcaaaactggtttaagacttaataccagatttaactttaagccaagtcttcaattttgaatttaacctaaaaattgtgtaacattatattaaatatgaactgcAGCTGAGGAGACTTtgactaaaaatttaaatataaaatatgacttaatactagTGCTAGCTAACATACTTTCGAACAACAGGACGATGTCGATACATACCACAAATAATCTAATtcaatttttgctattattttagaatatcccAAATAACACATAAATAATAGTAACTTTTTCAAGTTTTAGAATGGTTTCAAAGCTATGAATAATACtggtacgagtctgatattgagtgaaaggcaataatttgagctgtcCTTGGTAAATACAGAGAACAATTTCATTGCGAGAGAATatgaattttttgccaaaaatctctagTACTACCTCTTTAAAGCcgtatagcctacatgtatatgtagttgctTTACGTGTGCAACTCTACAAAACACTTCCACTTTCCATGCGGTGTTTATACTGCaactgtgggggcctccgtggctcagttggttagcgcgctagcgcagcgtaatgacccaggagtctctcaccaatgcggtcgctgtgagttcaagtccagctcatgctggcttcctccccggccgtacgtgggaaggtctatcaacaacctgcggatggtcgtgggtttcccccgggctctgcccggtttcctccctccataatgctggccgctgtcgtataagtgaaatattcttgagtacggcgtaaaacaccaataaaataaataaataaatgtactgcaACCGTAGCTGGAGGGAATTTCCCATAGCTCAGTTATTGGAATAATTGATTTCAAATGTAAAAATCCGAGTTCAACATTAAATGAACTGAAGTCAGTGTATAACAAAGGGAAACAAGCTTGTAGCATTTTGTATTGAACAGAGTTATATAAACAGTCTTACAGCTTAATTTCgttatgtataatttttacatgttttatatataatataatagaaTATACAGTCACCTGATATATTATGAAAcagtaaaacaataaaaccatTCAATTTAAACACTAAATGTCTGGTTTTCGTTTTTCATGCAGTCGGAAATTTCACGTGCATCCGGGCGTCCATCGTTCTGGAAAGAGACATCTGGTATTACGTCTTTCAGGTATACATCCCCAGTACCTTGATCGTTATCCTCTCCTGGGTCTCCTTCTGGCTCGATGTGGACGCCATCCCCGCCAGAATCACGCTCGGAGTGCTCACAGTGCTGACTCTCACTACCCAGAGCTCCAGTCTCCGCAACACGCTACCTAAGGTTTCCTACATCAAGGCTATAGACGTCTGGATGGCCCTGTGTCTGGGCTTCGTCTTCTCTGCTCTGCTCGAGTTTGCTTTTGTAAACGTTCTCTCTAGACGGAAGAAGAGCGACCCCAAAACGGAGAGCAAAACCGGAAGTAAGGTGGACGACACCAAACAGGTTAGCCATAACTGTTGAAATGGTTCAAAAAAACGTGGATAAAGCATTTATTTGTCGCCAGTGCTGCCTGAtgtaaattattatatttaattcaACTCAAAATTTATTCATCCACAAAATGAGATTTTTACACAGATGTACACCACACTTTATGATGTAGTAATACAAGAGCGTTTGTTGGAATAAGGCTTCATGGGGCTGTTATATCGCCTAAAACTGTAGTACAGGTACACGGTAAAATAA is a genomic window containing:
- the LOC135473405 gene encoding glycine receptor subunit alpha-2-like, with the translated sequence MLSTLLTMHRLPVQLLCLVTMLSLSDEFSTTETSAKMASTRRTIFDDLLIDYDPKISPHYDEDIPTNVSVQIYIYSMDTFNEATMEYSLTIFVRQKWHDARLSYSDFPIITEPLELDTKVMARVWVPDLYFTNEKRATFHIVTVPNKLMHLYRNGTILYSVRLSVTLLCMMELHKYPFDTQICDITAESYSYTTDSLVFHWFDHKPIVYSDSLLIPQFRKQDTTALDCTKTYGEVGNFTCIRASIVLERDIWYYVFQVYIPSTLIVILSWVSFWLDVDAIPARITLGVLTVLTLTTQSSSLRNTLPKVSYIKAIDVWMALCLGFVFSALLEFAFVNVLSRRKKSDPKTESKTGSKVDDTKQVSHNC